A segment of the Hallerella succinigenes genome:
AATCCGAGATACAGAAACTAATCCGGGACAAGCGTCCCGAACAGCTCAAGTTCAAGTTCGCCCTCTGGACCCGCGAAGCGGTTGCGGAGCTTGTCCGCAGCAAATTTGGAGTGAAGCTGGCCAAGAGAACGGTCGGCGACTACCTCAAAAGATGGAACTTCACCCCGCAAAAACCGATTGTCCGCGCGTACGAGCAAAACCCCGAAGCGGTGAAGAAGTGGCTCGAAGAGGAATACCCGAAAATAAAGGCCGATGCGGTATGCGAGAATGCGGAAATCCACTGGGCGGACGAGACCGCCATCGTGAACACGGATGTCCGTGGCCGCAGCTACGCCCCCTGCGGGCAGACCCCGGTCGTGAAGGCTCCCGGATGCAGGGAGCGCTTTTCCATGATATCGGCGGTGAACAATCGCGGGAAGTGCCACTGGATGATGATTGACGGGGCGTTCGACGCGACGAAGCTCATCGACTTCATGACGGCTCTGGTGAAGGATGTGTATGCAGACGGGAAAGGGAAGAAAGTGTTTCTCGTGATGGACAACCTGAGGGTTCACCACAGCAAGCCGGTAAAGGAATGGCTTGAAGCGAACACGGACAAGATAAGCGTATTCTACCTGCCCAGCTACAGTCCCGAGCTGAATCCTGACGAACGTCTTAATGCCGACCTGAAACACGAAATATCTTCCAACGCACCGGCTCGGACTCGCGAAAAGCTACGCTCCCATGCGGAATCCCACATGAAAATGGTGAGCAACAGCCCTGAACGAGTAATCAAGTATTTTGGCGACAAGCATGTCTCTTATGCAGCATGACTATGTAAAAAATATATCCGCCGGAGCAATAGGTTCCGAGGTGCCCCTGGCGATGAAAAAGATTATCGGACGCGGTAGAGAACTAAAAAATTCAAACTCATATTGAACTCGAAGAAATCCGAGTTTGTAGTGGTATGTGGCAGACGCCGTGTTGGAAAAACATTTATAATCCGTGAATTTTTCAAAGAAATCAGAGAAAGATTGCTAGAAGAAATTTTCTAAGAATAATCTTGTTTAGCAGTTGTTAATGAGAAATGAATTGTTTGGCAAATCCTCCATTTGGAAAGTGGTAATCAAGCAGGCTGTCAAGAACGCAAAAAATCCCGGTCGCTGTGTCGGGATTTTGATTTTCCAAGAATGGGATTTGGTATAAATTAAGACTTCCTTTCGTCGTGGACAAAAGCGTCGATCGCGTTGAGGGATTCCTGCGAAAGAATGTGTTCCATTTTGCAGGCATCTTCGTTTGCGTTCTTTTCGCTGACGCCGAGCTTGGTGAGCATGGCCTTGAGCAAAAAGTGACGGGCGAGAATTTTTGCAGCGGTCTTTTTGCCGACCGGGGATAGGGAAATGCCTGTGTACGGTTCCTGAATCACCAAGTCGAGTTTCTTGAGTTCATTCATCGCTTTGTTCACGGAAGGCATTTTCACGGAAAGACGTTCGGCGATATCCTTGACGTGTGCGGTCCCCTTGTTTTCTAGACAAAGAATGTGAACCATTTCCAAATAATCTTCGAGGCTCTGCGAAAGCTTCAGTGTTTGAGACATTTTTCACCCTTACTTTTAGCTCTATCTAAGTATAATAAACATAACAAACAGAATCAAAAAAAACAAGAGCGAGAAGAGTCCCTATAAATATTGAATACGTTTGCGTTCTTCGATCCAATTTGAAATAAATTAAAAATGTGAATGCAGATAAAAAGAAATACAGATGGGATAGGGAAGAAGACGTCTCCGCCATTCTTTTCGCCTTCGTCGCACG
Coding sequences within it:
- a CDS encoding IS630 family transposase, whose product is MEKDDARKNVQSLLEKRKTIVKMKKAGFKKSKIAETCGVSRPMVDAVLSLYEKGGMNALKPKTRGRKEREKRLLSANQESEIQKLIRDKRPEQLKFKFALWTREAVAELVRSKFGVKLAKRTVGDYLKRWNFTPQKPIVRAYEQNPEAVKKWLEEEYPKIKADAVCENAEIHWADETAIVNTDVRGRSYAPCGQTPVVKAPGCRERFSMISAVNNRGKCHWMMIDGAFDATKLIDFMTALVKDVYADGKGKKVFLVMDNLRVHHSKPVKEWLEANTDKISVFYLPSYSPELNPDERLNADLKHEISSNAPARTREKLRSHAESHMKMVSNSPERVIKYFGDKHVSYAA
- a CDS encoding metal-dependent transcriptional regulator is translated as MSQTLKLSQSLEDYLEMVHILCLENKGTAHVKDIAERLSVKMPSVNKAMNELKKLDLVIQEPYTGISLSPVGKKTAAKILARHFLLKAMLTKLGVSEKNANEDACKMEHILSQESLNAIDAFVHDERKS